One segment of Scomber scombrus chromosome 3, fScoSco1.1, whole genome shotgun sequence DNA contains the following:
- the si:dkeyp-97e7.9 gene encoding DEP domain-containing mTOR-interacting protein: protein MERTSSIRRKAMARQHKAEVMIAGEQLRLRLHDGKLIKERRYHLRTYPNCFVAQELIDWLVSHKEAPDRATAVRLMQHLMDHEIVHHVCDKRQLFKDAKLLYRFRKDDGTFPFNTEVKIFMRGQRLYEHLIGEKNSILQLREEHGVAYQRSFPGCQLIDWLLQNGEAESRCGGLDLCRALQEHGIIQHVLKKHDFFDSGLLYQFCINFRRRRRLSQLLHESEQDNDEGVVPSTQEDNHHDSPFVLRKNPPQETTNAFQSVASNKELKQVTSGRRGSLNSLQLHSAGFPPPVQLSSTSALKCNPQSVLHRTFTCEELMAPGGPFIKRVLTVIGDALGWGFVVRGIAPCYVQAVDPGSPAAAAGVKVRQFVYQVNGQCVLHLDHRTVSRLVMTGPRTVVLEVMEPLI, encoded by the exons ATGGAGAGAACAAGTAGCATTAGGAGAAAAGCCATGGCCAGACAACATAAGGCTGAAGTCATGATTGCTGGAGAACAACTCAG GTTGAGGCTTCATGATGGAAAACTGATCAAGGAGCGACGGTACCACCTGCGAACATATCCTAACTGCTTTGTAGCACAGGAGCTCATAGACTGGCTAGTGAGCCACAAGGAAGCCCCGGACCGGGCAACAGCAGTCCGCCTCATGCAACACCTCATGGATCATGAGATCGTCCACCACG TCTGTGATAAGAGGCAGCTGTTCAAGGATGCCAAACTGTTGTACCGCTTCCGCAAGGATGATGGCACATTTCCCTTCAATACAGAGGTGAAGATCTTCATGAGAGGACAACGACTGTATGAACA TCTGATTGGGGAAAAGAACTCTATTCTGCAGTTGAGAGAGGAGCATGGTGTTGCATATCAGCGCTCCTTTCCCGGCTGCCAGCTGATTGACTGGCTCCTTCAGAATGGAGAGGCAGAGAGCCGCTGTGGGGGGTTGGATCTGTGCCGCGCGTTGCAGGAGCATGGCATCATTCAGCACG TGCTGAAAAAGCATGATTTCTTCGATAGTGGGCTGCTCTATCAGTTCTGCATCAATTTCCGCCGCCGACGCCGCCTCTCTCAACTTTTACATGAAAGTGAGCAAGACAATGATGAAGGTGTGGTGCCATCGACGCAGGAGGACAACCACCATGATAGTCCATTTGTTCTGCGCAAAAACCCACCCCAGGAAACCACCAATGCTTTCCAGTCAG TGGCGTCAAATAAAGAGCTGAAACAAGTTACCAGTGGGCGTCGAGGCAGCTTGAACTCCCTTCAGCTTCACTCTGCTGgatttcctcctcctgtccagCTGTCTTCAACCTCAGCCCTGAAATGTAATCCTCAATCAG TACTTCACAGAACTTTTACATGTGAAGAGTTAATGGCACCTGGTGGCCCCTTCATCAAGAGAGTGCTGACG GTGATAGGAGATGCCCTGGGCTGGGGATTTGTTGTCAGAGGCATTGCTCCCTGTTATGTGCAAGCTGTGGACCCTGGAAGCCCTGCAGCAGCTGCTGGAGTTAAG GTGCGGCAATTTGTGTACCAGGTGAATGGACAGTGTGTTCTCCACCTGGACCACAGGACAGTCTCCAGACTGGTGATGACAGGGCCTCGTACTGTTGTACTGGAAGTTATGGAGCCACTGATATAA